The Pongo pygmaeus isolate AG05252 chromosome 11, NHGRI_mPonPyg2-v2.0_pri, whole genome shotgun sequence genome includes a region encoding these proteins:
- the EVX2 gene encoding homeobox even-skipped homolog protein 2, with product MMERIRKEMILMERGLHSPTAGKRFSNLSDSAGNAVLEALENSQHPARLSPRLPSAPLHSALGELPAKGKFEIDTLFNLQHTGSESTVSSEISSAAESRKKPGHYSEAAAEADMSSEVEVGCSALRSPGGLGAAQLKETNGKGYAESGSAAGTTTSASGSGLGSLHGGSGGSGGGAALGGSGSGADQVRRYRTAFTREQIARLEKEFYRENYVSRPRRCELAAALNLPETTIKVWFQNRRMKDKRQRLAMSWPHPADPSFYTYMMTHAAATGSLPYPFHSHVPLHYYPHVGVTAAAAAAAASGAAAAASSPFATSIRPLDTFRALSHPYSRPELLCSFRHPGLYQAPAAAAGLNSAASAAAAAAAAAAAASSAAAAGAPPSGGSAPCSCLSCHSSQSAAAAAAAAAAALGSRGGGGGGGGGGGGGGGGGGAGAGGGSDFGCSTAAPRSESGFLPYSAAVLSKTAVSPPDQRDEAPLTR from the exons ATGatggaaagaataagaaaagagatGATTCTGATGGAGAGAGGGCTGCACAGCCCTACGGCGGGCAAGAGATTCTCCAATTTGTCCGACTCGGCTGGCAATGCTGTGCTGGAGGCCCTGGAAAATTCGCAGCACCCGGCTCGCCTAAGCCCGCGCCTGCCGTCTGCCCCCCTGCACAGCGCTCTGGGAGAACTCCCCGCCAAGGGCAAATTCGAAATAGACACTTTGTTCAACCTGCAGCACACGGGCAGCGAAAGCACCGTCTCCTCCGAAATCTCCTCCGCCGCCGAGAGCCGCAAGAAGCCAGGCCATTATTCAGAGGCGGCCGCTGAGGCCGACATGAGCAGCGAAGTGGAGGTGGGCTGCTCCGCGCTTCGCTCCCCCGGCGGCCTCGGCGCCGCTCAGCTTAAGGAAACCAATGGCAAAG GGTACGCAGAGAGCGGCTCGGCTGCCGGCACCACGACGTCGGCGTCGGGCTCAGGCCTCGGAAGCCTGCATGGAGGCAGCGGAGGCAGCGGCGGGGGCGCGGCGCTGGGTGGCTCCGGCTCTGGCGCGGATCAAGTGCGGCGCTACCGTACGGCGTTCACCCGCGAGCAGATCGCGCGCCTGGAGAAGGAGTTCTACCGGGAGAACTATGTGTCGCGGCCCCGCCGGTGCGAGCTGGCCGCGGCACTCAACCTGCCCGAAACCACCATCAAG GTGTGGTTCCAGAACCGGCGCATGAAGGATAAGCGGCAGCGCCTGGCCATGTCCTGGCCGCACCCAGCCGACCCCAGCTTCTACACCTACATGATGACGCACGCGGCCGCCACCGGAAGCCTGCCCTACCCCTTCCACTCGCACGTGCCGCTGCACTACTACCCGCACGTGGGCGTcacggcggcggcggccgcggctGCAGCCTCGGGCGCGGCGGCCGCGGCTTCGTCGCCCTTCGCTACTTCCATCCGGCCACTGGACACCTTCCGCGCCCTTTCGCACCCCTACTCTCGGCCGGAGCTGCTGTGTAGCTTCCGCCACCCTGGTCTCTACCAGGCTCCCGCGGCCGCCGCGGGGCTCAACAGCGCGGCCTCTGCCGCGGCAGCCGCCGCAGCCGCAGCGGCTGCGGCCTCctcggcggcggcggccggcgcGCCCCCCAGCGGCGGCTCTGCACCCTGCTCGTGCCTCAGTTGCCACAGCAGTCAGTCGGCGGCGGCAGCCGCGGCAGCAGCTGCCGCAGCCCTGGGTTCCcggggtggcggcggcggcggcggcggcggcggcggtggtggcggcggcggcgggggtgcAGGGGCCGGGGGAGGCTCGGACTTCGGCTGCAGCACGGCGGCGCCGCGTTCCGAGAGCGGCTTCCTACCCTACTCGGCCGCGGTGCTTAGTAAGACGGCCGTGAGCCCGCCGGACCAGAGGGACGAGGCTCCGCTCACCAGATAA